ctgcattatgaattaaacttgaatgaaaaatgaattaaatttgaatgaaaaataaattacatacatattaaagttgaattagaatagaattagacacgaatgaaaagtgtagctaatgaaaaattattcagtgatctatagaaacacaaaaatgaattacatacacactaaagttgaattagaagagaattagacacgaatgaaaattATAGCTAATAAAAAGGCTTCAGTGATGTGTTtcagtagtgttatcaaactgaaacctgcattatgaattaaacttgaatgaaaaatgaattaaacttgaatgaaaaatgaattaaacttgaatgaaaaataaattacatacatatgaaagttgaattagaatagaattagacaCAAATGAAAAGTGTAGCTATTGAAAAAGCCTCCAGTAATCCATAGACCataaaaatgaattagacttgaactaaaaatgaattacatacacactaaagttgaattagaagagaattagacacgaatgaaaattgtagctaatgaaaaaaccttcagtgatctatagaccacaaaaaatgaattaaacttgaactaaaAAATGAATTCTTGTAGCAAGGTAATGACCTAAAACAAACAGagtttattctttatttcaaatGTCATTCTTTATTCTTAATTCAAAGGCCTAACATTCTTGCAAGTCTTCCTGTTGTGACCTTGTTGTCCACAATTGTtgcatgttatttttgattttttgaatcCATCTTCTCTCAATTGCGTGTGTCTTTTATATTTTGGCCTCCTAGGAGGTCTCTTTCCAAGTAGTGGAAGTACAACCTCTTCAAGAACGTGTGTtggtatattttaggtgctttCATCAAAAAGGGGATTCAAGTAAAACTGGTATGTCCACAATAAATTCTCTCTTGTGTAGTAATCAGAgcaatatttttcataaccaGTGTGTTTTGTTGTTAAAACAACTAAAGCATGTGGGCATGACAGCTCATCCAATTGAAATCTCTCGTACGTTGTTGAAGACATACCGTGAATCGTGTAATGCCATCAAGTGCTGTATACACATATTTATTTGTCTCCCTAACCtatgaaaaataagaagaaatataagCAAGAGAGATGTTACATGTGaatcagaagaaaaaatattagcaaAAAGAAATTTTTAGATATCATACTCTTAATTTCTCCTATGTAGTTTTGATACGTTGTAGAATATTTTCATACTTTTTCCCAAGGTAAAATACTGAAAATATTGCCTTTGACATGTTATTGTTATTCCATTTTGAACAAGTTGTCTCATGAATTCTAGGAGGTTCAAGACTATAAgaattttggcatgtcttgttcttgaattgacTGATTCTGCAATGTTTGATGTCATTATCCAAGTCTTATTTACCTGAGCATGAACATGTGACCATTTGTTGTATCCAATGTTCAGCAAGTAGTCTTTAATCCTCTTGTCTATCTTCTCAACAATTACCATATGTTGATTAAACTCTACCGTGGTGTATGTTTTTGTCATAGAGTAGAACAATTTCGTTACCTTTTGCTGACTCTTTCTGAAGTTTTTCATTATGTTTTGCAACAAGTGCCATATACACGCGAAATGAGGTATTTCATCATAGACAGTTAGAGTTGCCTTAATAATGCTTGCATGCCTATACGAAATGATACACATCTCTAATCTTTGACCAAATGCCTCTCTGAATTGTTCAACAAACCACCTCCAAGATGCATTATTCTCTGAATCAACAATGGCATAAGTAAGAGGCAGTATACTCCCTACATTAGGTATAATGTTTAATACATTTTTGTTTCATGTATaatacacttttaatacatTGTGCAGACTTTTAATACAAATTAGAATTTCATTTATAAAAGCATTAGTATTGTATTCAAAAAGTCTCACCTACTGTATTTAAGGTATTAACTGTTAGCATTGTCCCTTTGTATGCTCCTTTTAGAAAAGTTtcatcaacaactacaattgGTCTACAATACTCTCATCCTTTTATCGATGTAAACAGAGATACAAATGCATATAGGAAATGCTCATCCTCTGATTTGTGCAATCTTATATAAGAACCAGGGTAAGTTGCCTCTAGTATGTGAAAGTAACTTGGCAACTTTGCATATAATTGAATTGGATCACCTCGGACTAATTCAAGAGCTTTTTCTTCAGATCTCCAAGCTTGCATATATGTGAGACGCACACCATATTCCTGTATCATGTCATTTTATATATCTCTTGGTGTATAGTTGACATCTGAATCAATATATTTGGCAACAATAATACTCCCAACAACTGTCTTTATTGCTTGTCTTTCCGATAATGAATTATGTAGCAACATACACATATGTTCGCTTTCAATATCTAATAGCGAACATTTGAGATTTATTCACGCTTGAAGCGCGTAAATTCCAACTACAGTTTTCTCCGAGGTATTGTATTGAATAgttgttgaaaaaaattattaatagacaatcaatagtataaactaacttgaatttgagtcttACCATATTGAGCttgatctcaatgtcttgaattcgaagtgtttaagaatggaatgTCTTTTTAGTGCACTAGTAAggacatatttatttttgtaaacttgatctttctcaaaaaaagatgATTGGGGTTAATAATGATGCTTGGTTGTATTTCTTCTTGCTCATCAACTTCCTCACATGATCCAAAATCAATTAACTCTAGCGCATCACCGATACCACTAAATGCATTAGAAAAGTATGAATTGTGTGTAATCCTCATGTCTTCTGAAGTGTCTGAACATAGTGGAATTAAGGTGGAATCACTCTCCAAGTTGACCGATTCAGTTGTTGTGACACATAAAGGGCATTTTGACATATCTTTATGTTCCTTTTTGGTTTCAATATACACTTTTACTTCCATATCGTTATGAATTTGAATTGGAGGAGACCTTTCATCAATCTTATAGctgatttcaactttacttgttGATGTGTCTATTGACAATTGAGCAGCAATCACAGAAATGAGGTTAGCAAATGTTGAATCGGTATTTATCAACACACCATCtgccaagtaattaatatacttgTTGCTAGAATCCTATCGGCCATTGAAGTAAAGCAGTACAACCAGATTAGCCATGTTTTtcttttgcatatttttttgttgaattagaagaaaatTAGAGAATTAGAAATGaataattaaacttgaacaataaatgtattacacacacattaaacttgaattagaagagaattagatacGAATAAAATCTATACTAATGAAATcagccttcagtgatctgtaggctacataaatgaattaaacttgaataacAAAGGTATTATacacacattaaacttgaattagaagagaattagacaagAATAAAATATGTAGCTAACAAAACCAACCTATAGTGATTTGgaggccacaaaaatgaattaaacttgaataataaaCGTATTACatacacattaaacttgaattagaagagaattagacatgaATGAAATTTATATCTAATGAAACCaaccttcagtgatctgtaggccaaaaaaaatgaattaaacttgaacaaaagCTGTATTACACACATATTAAACAAGTAAACAAGTAATTGTGATAAACGTAGAACAAAAAtaaactttcatattgaatcacAACTGAATACAAATCGTGCATCGCTAATGAATTAGGTATGCAATCTAATTCAAACCTTCAAACAATTAAACATTCAACTATTCAAACTTTTAAGTAGTCACAGATCTCTACTCAGAAATCACAATTCTTCAACTGATTCAAATCTGCATTCACCTAAATCTTGCCATTCTTCTATAATAACATACGCATTAATCATTATATAACACAAAACGTTCATTCACACATACAAATAAACTGTAAACATAGGAGATCAAAGTTAAATAGATGAACATACGGCGAATCTGAGAAGAAGACATGATTTGCCGACAGAAGAATCGCCGATTAACAACAGTTTGAACAAGTAATCGTTGCAATCAAAGAAACGAAAAtcagtaataaaaataaaaaattatggagAAAATTTTGCATGAATATTGTTGAATATCGTACTATTCGTTGTTCATGTTtgcttcttcctctttttgGCTATGGAGAACAAAAAAATTTCTTCTGAAAAGTGAGATTCCACCGAATACACATCACTTAATTCCAAAATTAGAGTACAAATGTTGTAGAAAGTCGTGGTTGAGAAGCTATGAAGCTAAGTATTGCcctaattttggagaaaattatgggtgagaagattggagagaatattggtgtagcaaatttggagagaaacatGGGAAGAGAAAATTATGGGTGAGAGTTTTAGAAGACCGTACTGaatttaattcaaataatttgctatatatggttaaaataattatgttgctctatgtgataaatattttttgaatattgtacATTTATGTGATTTACCCTTAAATAAACTTGGGGCAGGTCTATTTGATTTGGTGAGGGTATTTGGGAATGGGTGGGCTTTTAAATTAGTTTAGGTTAATTATAAGGTGACCAATAGATGAGCGCCACATCATTAATGAATTTATTAACTGGGCATAAATTGAAAATCGTTAAAAGTAACGGTAATATAGGACCTAAAGGTAGACGTCGGGGGTATTGTGGAGCTAATAAGTGGATGGAGGGTAATTTTATAGcattttcaataattcaaggGTATTTTAAtccctttttcattttaaaaataaattattttatgttaaaatatatatttttatatatcatataataatcatataataatcatataataatatagaaaaattatatatatactaattattatttgaatgaattattattttaatgaacaattatttatttatgcCGACCACTCAAAAATATAATGATGTCCATCTAATCaaacaactaaaaaaaataagaggagCTGAATGTTGATATCAGCTTCACATGAAcaaaaattataacaaaataatatacTCTATTCATTTCATATTAGCGGTCAATTTTATAGAAAAATCCGTCTAAAAATATTGGtcaatttacaaaataaaataaaattaattaacttttaattttatctttaaaattaattatttttttaaaaaatatttaattatattgaaaaaaattaaagataaattagtaaaaattactttttatcTATGATTTTTCAAAAGACgagtcaaaaaaataatatgacaacTAATATGAGAAAGAAGAAATTACATTCACCACAATTTTTCAAAGAATATGAAAACTTATTCAGTTCCATATACTGTCAACCATCCCAAAGTAATACATAGTCAAATTACTTCCTCCGCCCtggtcattttttttttacatgcatattaagaaatcataaatgaaaaaataattctacTTATTCATTCTTTAAAAAACTTCTTGAAAATTTGACAAACAAAtgtgaatatttttaaaaagaattaattataaaagtaatatagaaaaaaattaattaataattttttgatttagATGAATACCTAATATaggattattattttattagtaaAATGACCAATTAATATGTGATAGAGGGACTACTGTTTCATGCTTGCATCCATCGATTTTAGATCATTTATTATTGGAATTTATGAGATTATTTAATATTGCCAACCATGTCACTGAtgtggaaagaaagaaatacgTAAGCACTTAGCTAATTTAATCTCGAGAACAATAAGATAACTTATACAAcaattattatttcattacaAAATAACTTGCATACGCGCTTATAAGTacatattctgatacataattCGACACTTCATAAGATAAATGAGGAGGTGTTTATGCTTTAGAAGCAGAAGCTTGGACAAAAGCAAGCAAATCATTTTTTGGAGGTAGATATTTCTTGACTAAGCTGCAATTAACATATTCATCCCTCCAAGCacaaaaatttggaaatttttcaCTTGTTACTAATACAACTCCAAAGGCTTCTTGAAAAACTCCTAGCCAATAACCCACAAAATTTGCGGCAATATCAGCAAATCCAAATTTGTCACCTACAAAAAATTTCTTGTCCTTGAGCTCATTATCAAGAACTTTCAACATCTCACAAACTTCCTCGTTACTTTTCTCATGCTCTTCTCCTTTGAGGAAGAAAAAATTCACCACTGCTGCAACCTACAACAACCACGATAATACTACGTCTCAATTTCAAACAAGTCAGAATAGACtatacaaaattataaaaagtaTTCCAAGATCTCTCTATAAAAGTAAACGTACTACCTGACTAAATAATgcaaatatgaatatatatagcATGAAGATGAATTTACCTTGTCATCAAGAAATTTAGCCCAAAAACGAGCTAAAGCTCGATCATAAGGGTCTTTAGGCAAGATGGAAGGACCTTCAAATGTCTCGTCGATGTATTCAAGAATGATCATAGACTCACAAATGGGCTTGTCATTGTGAATGAGAACTGGGATTTTCTTGTGAACAGGGTTGGATTCAAGAAGGAGAGGGCTCTTATTTTGTagattttcttctataaattcatattttacaCCCTTAATCTTTAGAGCCCACTCAACTCTGTGACTAGCAGGGCTATACCATAGACCAAGCAGCTTAATATCTTCCATCTCTCAGCTTTCAATAATTGTTTTTTGCTTTACTAATTGAGGGAATTATATGTGGTGGTTCTCCCTTGAGGTCAAGTCTTCTTGTATAGAGGAAAAATAAAACAGGGAAGTTTCTTAGCAATCCACCAAAATCCAAATACATTGACCAGAGACTTAAAATAAATACTATTGGTACTCCCTCCTATCATAACAAGTGgccttttctttctcttttaaaataaGTGGTGTTTCACAAAATATGATGATAGTGATTTTGAAGTCGGTTTTGATAATTTGACAAATTCAAAAAACACGTAAAGGACTTGGTCCCTCTGAGGAATTCTTGCTGATAACGACAGCAGATAAATAGTACATAATAGATCCTGCCAAGTCTGCAGGTCTGTATGTACGCGACTGAGTCTCAGTGCAGAAGGCCAGTTGTCTAACCAATACAAAATGATCCAGGTATATAGGTGATACCTACACTCTTTACAACATTTTCCCACTTGGCTTTTTGAATCTGAAA
This DNA window, taken from Solanum dulcamara chromosome 3, daSolDulc1.2, whole genome shotgun sequence, encodes the following:
- the LOC129882303 gene encoding probable glutathione S-transferase; protein product: MEDIKLLGLWYSPASHRVEWALKIKGVKYEFIEENLQNKSPLLLESNPVHKKIPVLIHNDKPICESMIILEYIDETFEGPSILPKDPYDRALARFWAKFLDDKVAAVVNFFFLKGEEHEKSNEEVCEMLKVLDNELKDKKFFVGDKFGFADIAANFVGYWLGVFQEAFGVVLVTSEKFPNFCAWRDEYVNCSLVKKYLPPKNDLLAFVQASASKA